The Athene noctua chromosome 26, bAthNoc1.hap1.1, whole genome shotgun sequence genome has a window encoding:
- the LOC141970580 gene encoding uncharacterized protein LOC141970580 produces the protein MPACPALGGSSAKEKAKPVFLERVTLGISVSLDPHSQIISAALLVSTVLKALNPQSRVVLEASALRVENGSQQTVSSAQLDTSAVVLEPTHLRCVLLGTSVCPVPPSVQSTRVRRVPLAPGLVPLARLTVSPAQQACIAQHLAYPSLLDFAIRVIIVPREPSAQPPSNTGLGLPGNDICPVGHFCPRGTGYPVPCPPGSFSPTVGLEAEEQCQPCPAGRYCSAAGLAGLAQTSLCNPGYVCLEGNSVPCPSDGTHGYRCPSGFYCPAGTGLEVPCEPGTFSPAPGASACLPCPAGMACSNATTVEPLSCPRGYYCPAQTAVPLPCPEGTLNTLEGALAPSACKLCPVGRYCRGDANWEPDGLCSAGYYCEGGATDAIPRGTPVFPLSGPCPLGHYCPEGTHFPVACPLGTLNNATGGTSPESCVPCYAGSFCASVGLSSPTGPCTEGFYCPANFSSISPTAFLCPKGHFCPSGAAHPTPCPAGEYQPARGSAACVPCQRGFYCQELVAGDPKRCPPHSYCPTGTQVPLTCPEGTFTPANMTGLWNEKECLPCLPGHYCRHGRLEGKCAAGYFCLAGSSQSTPQGHGFSWRFPSGCHWGQVCAGLCPAGFYCLEGSELPLACPANTIRAVPGAVKREDCLPCPPGHWCKTGDSEAYPCPSGHYCFGGNGSDDSSLLAPQKCPPQTYRKHPGAQSLTDCQPCPPGYHCPLSGLTRFEDYPCPPGYWCPGQGDTFLCPAGTSRIQPGAKSLEECDPCSPGYYCPDPAQTGLPNTQGVPCKPGYECPAGSVNPKPCRPGLYCGARTAVPSMCPAGYYCPEGSSTYNSPEQLCVFPYYCPPGSGHPLPCEGGYMAISSPGPRDSFEKFCRICDAGTYRSDSLITAPCQPCPAGFICPQGSESYHRKPCPSGHYCPPLASAPLPCPPGTHGSSSFAKCIEDCQACPAGSFNHLPAQAACFPCGSSSSSQPGATSCTCHGLNRAFQHSDASCICQAGYVYYDERGRKDPDSNSDQDCRPQVDEQCAPGEVRLASTRQCVFPERYDCSPSCGPAGGEINAELGICHCKQYVSAEELCDQLCVLRAPQISLGFGINRELLLRMNEGEVREVPNVLGPDEHVQKSQRVRLVLFSPSGVLGFIVSSTDVLDAFLKGDFSSDQLLQKGRRVQRASSKGIQALPLVPNPVVCLEAGDTILFQLHIDSHNRASSHYPVYQKQHLYNSNPSWDFGAFRRLDHLIQETHLNISWFAHVFLESGTYVFRDRTIQEHFLIVTVNEANVGCDPRDVSFQPSSLFQLARHGVLKQQDLNLAPNWAAITVVLFVLGFLTVVLTTLGIVLQPAVPIISPLESWKPRWRSLGEPHVPPECILLKDSLQFYQTVGPHGSGEDAGLGDKGAVHNAEEHPTLKVLEDFSVRTLYDKLEDQNLHLASQLAKHRTDVLVFYNGISQCIQSLMNMVQALDSEGLKIFSRQRICWHKHGDSSWAAAGVEQCDECSNNFQAGAPWQEARELMKALEMLLGNARYKNVTAKREMEQKLQGQDVVAVAPSLDSLASESKSQVVEGQDHELPQQCELFSRKDVLFSFPGHEEHGLDLQLAYLTELEVEALIAASPLAKTLCEIKQALVNLQQPLDLVNPDGKHQTSEGSSALF, from the exons GTTCTGGAGCCCACACACCTGAGGTGTGTCCTGCTGGGTACTTCTGTCTGCCCGGTACCACCTTCAGTACAGAGCACCCGTGTCCGAAGGGTACCTTTGGCCCCAGGACTGGTGCCACTAGCCAGGCTGACTGTGAGCCCTGCCCAGCAG gCATGTATTGCTCAGCACCTGGCCTATCCCAGCCTTCTGGATTTTGCTATCCGGGTTATCATTGTGCCAAGGGAGCCATCAGCCCAGCCCCCTTCAAACACAGG CCTTGGTCTGCCTGGTAACGACATCTGTCCCGTGGGGCATTTCTGCCCCCGGGGTACAGGGTACCCCGTGCCCTGTCCTCCTGGATCCTTCTCTCCCACCGTGGGCCTGGAGgcggaggagcagtgccagccctgcccggccgggCGCTACTGCAGCGCGGCGGGGCTGGCTGGCCTGGCCCAGACCTCGCTCTGCAACCCCGG GTATGTTTGCCTGGAAGGAAACTCTGTGCCCTGCCCTTCTGATGGGACTCATGGCTACAGGTGTCCCAGTGGcttctactgccctgcaggcacTGGGCTAGAAGTGCCCTGTGAGCCTGGCACCTTCAGCCCTGCGCCTGGGGCCAGTGCCTGCCTCCCGTGCCCGGCTGGTATGGCCTGCAGCAACGCCACCACTGTGGAGCCCCTCAGCTGTCCCAGAG GTTACTACTGTCCAGCTCAGACCGCTGTCCCCCTGCCATGCCCTGAGGGGACGCTGAACACCTTGGAGGGGGCACTGGCCCCCAGTGCCTGCAAGCTGTGCCCAGTGGGGAGGTACTGCAGAGGAGATGCCAACTGGGAACCTGACG GTCTGTGTTCAGCTGGGTACTACTGTGAAGGAGGAGCCACTGATGCCATTCCACGTGGGACACCAGTGTTCCCACTCAGTGGGCCCTGCCCACTGGGGCACTATTGTCCAGAAGGGACTCATTTCCCAGTTGCCTGCCCACTTGGGACCCTGAACAATGCCACAG gTGGTACCTCCCCAGAGAGCTGTGTGCCTTGCTACGCTGGGTCTTTCTGTGCTAGCGTTGGTCTGAGTTCTCCGACAGGACCTTGTACTGAGGGGTTTTACTGCCCAGCCAACTTCAGCTCCATCAGCCCCACGGCATTCCTCTGCCCTAAG GGTCACTTCTGCCCATCAGGGGCAGCCCACCCCACGCCGTGCCCTGCTGGGGAATACcagccagccaggggctctgcagccTGCGTCCCGTGCCAGAGGGGCTTCTACTGCCAGGAGCTGGTTGCAGGAGACCCCAAGCGCTGCCCACCACACTCCTACTGTCCTACAG GCACACAGGTTCCTCTCACGTGTCCTGAAGGCACCTTCACTCCTGCAAACATGACTGGCCTCTGGAATGAGAAGGAATGCCTGCCGTGCTTACCTGGTCACTACTGCAG GCATGGGCGGCTGGAGGGGAAGTGTGCTGCTGGGTACTTCTGCCTTGCTGGGAGCTCTCAATCTACCCCCCAGGGCCATGGCTTTTCCTGGCGCTTCCCATCTGGGTGCCACTGGGGGCAGGTGTGTGCGGGGCTGTGTCCTGCAG GTTTCTACTGCCTGGAGGGATCTGAGCTACCTTTAGCATGTCCTGCCAATACTATTAGAGCAGTTCCAGGCGCTGTGAAGAGGGAAGACTGCCTGCCCTGTCCACCAGGCCACTGGTGCAAAACAG GGGATTCGGAGGCCTACCCGTGTCCGTCAGGACACTATTGCTTTGGAGGCAATGGCAGCGACGATAGCAGTCTCCTGGCACCTCAGAAGTGCCCTCCGCAAACTTACCGCAAGCACCCGGGAGCTCAGAGCCTGACAGATTGCCAGCCATGTCCTCCAGGCTACCACTGCCCTTTATCAG GTCTGACCAGGTTTGAGGATTACCCGTGCCCCCCTGGTTACTGGTGCCCTGGTCAAGGGGACACTTTCCTGTGTCCAGCTGGTACTTCCAGGATCCAGCCTGGTGCAAAGTCATTGGAAGAGTGTGATCCCTGCTCACCTGGATACTATTGCCCGGATCCAGCGCAGACAGGGCTGCCTAACACCCAAGGAGTACCCTGCAAACCTGGCTACGAATGCCCAGCAG GTTCAGTAAATCCGAAGCCTTGCAGGCCTGGATTATACTGTGGTGCTCGCACAGCCGTGCCTTCCATGTGCCCTGCTGGGTATTACTGTCCTGAAGGATCATCCACATATAATAGCCCTGAGCAGCT GTGTGTGTTTCCCTACTACTGTCCCCCAGGCAGTGGCCATCCACTGCCTTGTGAAGGAGGGTACATGGCCATCAGCTCTCCTGGTCCAAGGGATTCATTTGAGAAATTCTGCAGAATCTGCGACGCAGGCACCTATCGCAGCGACTCCCTCATCACAgcaccctgccagccctgcccagccggCTTCATCTGCCCCCAAG GCAGCGAGAGTTACCACAGGAAACCTTGCCCCAGTGGTCACTACTGCCCTCCCCTGGCATCTgcccccctgccctgtcccccgGGCACCCATGGGAGCAGCAGCTTTGCGAAGTGCATCGAGGATTGCCAGGCTTGTCCTGCTGGCTCCTTCAATCACCTTCCTGCTCAGGCTGCCTGTTTCCCCTGTGGCAGCTCTTCTTCCTCTCAGCCTG GTGCTACCAGCTGTACCTGCCATGGGCTGAACCGGGCTTTCCAGCACTCAGATGCCTCCTGCATCTGCCAGGCAGGTTACGTTTACTATGATGAGAGGGGCAGGAAAGACCCTGACAGCAACAGCGATCAGGACTGCCGACCTCAG GTGGACGAGCAGTGTGCTCCTGGAGAGGTCCGTCTGGCATCTACGCGCCAGTGCGTTTTTCCTGAGCGATATGACTGCTCTCCTTCTTGTGGGCCTGCAGGTGGAGAGATTAACGCAGAGCTGGGCAT ATGTCACTGCAAGCAGTATGTCTCTGCTGAGGAGCTCTGTGATCAGCTGTGTGTGCTGAGAGCCCCACAGATCTCCTTGGGATTTGGCATCAATAGAGAGCTGCTTCTGAGGATGAATGAAGGAGAAGTGAGG GAAGTGCCAAACGTTCTGGGCCCAGATGAACACGTGCAGAAAAGCCAGCGGGTGCGTTTGGTTCTGTTTAGTCCCAGCGGAGTGCTAGGTTTCATTGTCTCCAGCACAGATGTTCTGGATGCGTTTCTCAAGG GAGATTTTTCGTCAGACCAGTTGCTGCAGAAGGGTCGTCGAGTCCAGAGGGCTTCCTCCAAAGGTATCCAGGCCTTGCCCCTTGTTCCTAACCCGGTAGTATGTTTGGAAGCAGGAGACACGATCCTTTTCCAGCTTCACATCGATTCCCACA ATCGTGCATCCAGCCATTACCCTGTTTATCAGAAGCAGCATCTATATAACAGCAACCCAAGCTGGGATTTTGGAGCCTTCCGAAGGCTAGACCACCTCATCCAGGAGACCCACCTCAACATCTCCTG GTTCGCCCATGTTTTCCTGGAGTCTGGGACATATGTTTTCAGGGATAGGACCATTCAGGAACATTTCCTCATTGTGACGGTGAATGAAGCAAATGTGGGCTGTGACCCCAGAGAtgtgtccttccagccctctTCTCTGTTCCAGCTGGCCAGACATGGAGTTTTGAAGCAACAGGATCTGAACTTGGCTCCTAACTGGGCTGCTATCACAG TGGTCCTCTTTGTTCTGGGCTTCCTAACTGTGGTGCTGACAACTCTGGGTATAGTGCTCCAGCCTGCTGTCCCCATCATTAGCCCCCTGGAGAGCTGGAAGCCAAGGTGGAGGAGCCTGGGTGAGCCACATGTCCCACCAGAGTGCATCCTCCTTAAAGACAG CCTGCAGTTCTATCAGACAGTTGGCCCTCATGGTTCTGGAGAAGATGCTGGCTTGGGAGACAAAGGAGCTGTGCATAATGCAG AAGAGCATCCTACACTGAAGGTTCTGGAGGATTTCAGTGTTCGCACCCTGTATGATAAGCTGGAAGATCAGAATTTGCACCTGGCATCTCAGCTGGCAAAGCACAGGACGGACGTGCTGGTGTTTTACAACGGAATCAGCCAGTGCATCCAGAGTCTCATG AACATGGTGCAAGCACTGGACTCTGAAGGCCTGAAAATCTTTTCCAGGCAAAGGATTTGTTGGCATAAACATGGAGAtagcagctgggcagcagcaggtgtTGAACAATGTGATGAATGTAGTAACAACTTCCAAGCAG GTGCTCCCTGGCAAGAGGCAAGAGAGTTAATGAAAGCTCTGGAAATGCTGCTTGGGAACGCTCGGTACAAGAACGTAACTGCGAAACGAGAGATGGAACAGAAGCTCCAAGGACAGGACGTGGTGGCAGTTGCACCCTCACTGGACAGCTTAGCCAGTGAAAGTAAATCACAAGTAGTGGAAGGGCAG GATCATGAGCTGCCTCAGCAGTGTGAGCTCTTCAGTAGGAAAGACGTGTTGTTCAGCTTCCCTGGACATGAAGAACACG GTTTAGATCTTCAGCTGGCTTATCTGACTGAGTTGGAGGTGGAggccctgatagcagcttcccccCTTGCCAAGACCCTGTGTGAGATCAAGCAAGCTTTGGTGAATCTGCAGCAACCTTTGGACCTTGTAAATCCAG ATGGGAAACATCAAACAAGCGAGGGGAGCTCTGCCCTCTTCTGA